One window of the Salvia miltiorrhiza cultivar Shanhuang (shh) chromosome 6, IMPLAD_Smil_shh, whole genome shotgun sequence genome contains the following:
- the LOC130989719 gene encoding laccase-14-like: MFSTRKVFVMCFFGIIMLGGMAPVVHALVHKFEVRRTSHTRLCTNKTLLTVNGQFPGPTIYARRGEVVVVDVINRSHQNITIHWHGVKMRRYPWTDGVNYVTQCPISPGKRFRQQIVLSNEEGTLFWHAHSDWSRATVYGAIVILPPKTHTYPFPKPHAQVPILLGEWWNDDVEQVYKNFLAEGRDPKVSDAFVMNGQPGDLYPCSKQDTFKLSVEAGKTYLIRMVNAMMDYIMYFKIHNHNITVVGMDGTYTKPLNTDHVAIAPGQTMDFLLEANQPPNRYYMAGVVHASGADYVPTTGILDYLGNYTPPSSPVLPSFPDLSGSWASTHFSKRLRSLANDDYRIQVPKNITRNLFFVLSINLWPCLTSSCVQSERLLASINNVSMLMPQTGNILEAYYKGVRGVFTPDFPAQPARVFDFTQGDFPQSESHPRFGTAVYVLEYNAEVEIVLQGTNLGEGIDHPIHLHGYTVYVVGTGFGNFDPTRDPENYNLVDPPLMDTFAVPRNGWAAIRFKANNPGVWYMHCHFERHLSWGMKMVFIVKDGEGPNEKMLPPPPDMPPCDAPPQALVFRI; the protein is encoded by the exons ATGTTTTCGACTAGGAAGGTTTTCGTCATGTGCTTCTTTGGTATTATTATGCTCGGAGGCATGGCTCCAGTAGTCCATGCCTTAGTTCATAAATTTGAA GTGAGAAGAACTTCACACACCAGACTATGCACCAACAAAACCCTGCTAACGGTAAACGGCCAATTCCCGGGGCCAACTATATATGCTAGAAGGGGAGAAGTGGTGGTAGTCGATGTTATCAATCGCTCCCATCAAAATATTACTATCCACTG GCATGGAGTAAAAATGCGGAGATATCCATGGACAGATGGAGTCAACTACGTGACACAGTGTCCTATTAGTCCCGGCAAGAGGTTTAGACAACAGATTGTGCTGTCTAACGAAGAAGGCACTTTGTTTTGGCACGCTCACAGCGATTGGTCTCGAGCTACTGTGTATGGCGCCATAGTCATTCTACCGCCGAAAACACACACTTATCCTTTCCCTAAGCCTCATGCTCAAGTTCCAATCTTactag GAGAGTGGTGGAATGATGATGTGGAACAAGTTTACAAGAATTTTCTAGCCGAAGGACGCGATCCCAAAGTTTCTGATGCTTTCGTCATGAATGGCCAACCTGGCGACCTATATCCATGCTCAAAACAAG ATACATTCAAGTTGAGTGTGGAGGCGGGCAAGACTTACCTGATCAGAATGGTTAATGCAATGATGGACTACATCATGTACTTCAAGATCCACAACCACAACATCACCGTCGTCGGCATGGACGGCACCTACACGAAGCCGCTGAACACCGATCACGTCGCCATTGCCCCCGGCCAGACCATGGATTTCCTTCTCGAAGCCAACCAGCCGCCCAACCGTTATTACATGGCCGGCGTCGTACACGCCTCCGGAGCGGATTACGTCCCCACCACCGGAATCCTCGACTACCTCGGTAACTACACCCCGCCGTCGTCGCCCGTCCTTCCATCTTTCCCTGACTTGAGTGGCAGCTGGGCGTCGACCCATTTCAGCAAGAGGCTCAGAAGCCTGGCCAACGACGACTACCGCATCCAAGTTCCCAAGAACATCACACGCAACCTCTTCTTCGTTCTCTCCATCAATCTGTGGCCATGTCTCACGAGTTCGTGCGTGCAGAGCGAGAGGCTGCTGGCGAGCATTAACAACGTGTCGATGCTGATGCCGCAAACCGGCAACATTCTCGAGGCTTATTACAAAGGGGTCAGAGGAGTTTTCACGCCCGATTTCCCGGCGCAGCCGGCCAGAGTGTTCGACTTCACGCAAGGTGATTTTCCGCAGAGTGAGTCGCATCCCCGATTCGGAACGGCTGTGTACGTGTTGGAGTATAACGCGGAAGTTGAGATCGTGCTTCAAGGCACCAACCTCGGCGAGGGAATCGATCATCCCATACATTTACATGGATACACAGTCTACGTCGTCGGAACCGGATTCGGGAACTTCGACCCAACCAGGGATCCGGAAAACTATAATCTCGTTGACCCACCGTTGATGGACACCTTTGCCGTTCCAAGAAATGGATGGGCCGCTATCAGATTCAAGGCTAACAATCCCG GAGTGTGGTACATGCACTGCCATTTCGAGCGGCATCTGAGCTGGGGAATGAAGATGGTGTTCATCGTTAAGGACGGGGAAGGCCCCAATGAGAAGatgctgccgccgccgccagaTATGCCACCCTGTGATGCGCCGCCTCAAGCATTAGTATTTAGGATTTGA
- the LOC130990991 gene encoding uncharacterized protein LOC130990991, translated as MLLEVLKKALPDNESLPSSYYEAKTIIQGLGWNYEKVHACVNDCVLFRKKYENEEECPNCSAPRYKFNDLAKDATNGKQRKKIPQKILRYFPLKSRLQKLFLFKETAKDMRWHLEQRTDDGVLRHPADAQEWKDFDKKYESFGQEPRNVRLGLASDGFNPFSNMNLSHSTWPVILLPYNLPPWKCLKAPFFILSMLIPGPKSPGNDIDVFQEPLIDELKELWDHGIETYDASTDSLFNLHAAVLWTINDFPAYGNLSGWSTKGYLACPVCNKETCSTWLQNGKKVCYMGHRRFLPRGHKWRSNRAAFDGKSELRDKPIPLTGDDVVQQLSNVNPVKFGKVQLHQKKRKRDVDLNWTKHSTLLNISGKTKDTINARLDLQEMGIRPQLHPKLRGNSYLVPSACYTLTILEKRRLCSFLASVKYPDAYASNLSKRVNATSCHITGLKTHDCHIILQQLLPISIHGLLDNNVHEAIHEISNFFRQLSSRTLKRMDLDLLENQIAFTLCKLERIFPPQFFDIMMHLPVHLVRETILGGPVQYRWMYPIERYLYRLKQYVTNKAHPEGSMAEGYIAEECMTQFNKAERNYEKSKDLAQHNLLVFSENIASASTEESHRFHENLMYLSYGPDERVTHYDGCIVNGLRFHTKRHDLNKRTQNYGVVVKVGDDDSGLQEYYGVLVDIVQVDYLGNHSVTLFYCDWFEGKAVQKDKYNYTSVNMSKPWKTNEPYVLATQAEQVYYVNDIKLGNDWKVVIPAQARSLWNVVENKDNECITSNESYQQNESQSTVDLIQHHDDSIQWYDASNTQEDNVHESEDDFDTD; from the exons atgTTGCTAGAAGTGTTAAAAAAGGCATTACCAGATAATGAGTCGCTCCCTAGCTCTTACTATGAGGCTAAGACAATAATTCAAGGGCTTGGATGGAATTATGAGAAGGTCCATGCCTGTGTCAATGATTGTGTGCTATTCAGGAAGAAGTATGAGAACGAAGAAGAGTGCCCAAATTGTTCAGCGCCACGATATAAATTCAATGATTTGGCTAAGGATGCAACTAATGGGAAGCAACGTAAAAAAATCCCTCAAAAGATTTTGCGTTATTTTCCGTTGAAGTCTAGATTGCAGAAATTATTCTTGTTTAAAGAGACTGCAAAGGATATGAGATGGCACTTGGAACAACGTACAGATGATGGAGTATTGAGACATCCTGCTGATGCTCAAGAGTggaaggactttgacaagaaaTATGAATCATTTGGGCAGGAACCTCGCAATGTTAGACTTGGTTTAGCAAGTGATGGTTTTAATCCTTTCTCGAACATGAACTTGTCCCATAGCACGTGGCCTGTTATACTTTTGCCATACAACCTTCCTCCTTGGAAGTGCTTGAAAGCTCCATTCTTCATTCTTTCAATGCTTATTCCAGGACCTAAATCTCCTGGAAATGATATTGATGTGTTTCAAGAACCATTAATTGATGAATTAAAGGAGTTATGGGATCATGGCATTGAAACGTATGATGCCTCGACCGATTCTCTGTTCAACTTGCATGCCGCGGTGTTATGGACTATAAATGACTTCCCAGCATATGGAAACCTATCAGGGTGGAGCACAAAAGGGTATCTAGCATGTCCAGTATGTAATAAAGAAACCTGCAGTACGTGGTTGCAAAATGGGAAAAAGGTGTGCTATATGGGTCATCGACGTTTTTTGCCTCGTGGTCATAAGTGGCGCAGCAACAGAGCTGCTTTTGATGGAAAAAGTGAACTAAGAGATAAGCCAATTCCGTTGACTGGAGATGATGTTGTTCAACAGTTAAGTAATGTGAACCCAGTTAAATTTGGAAAGGTGCAATTACATCAGAAGAAGAGGAAGCGTGACGTGGATTTGAACTGGACAAAACATA GCACATTGTTAAACATCAGTGGGAAGACGAAGGATACTATTAATGCTAGACTTGATTTGCAAGAAATGGGTATACGGCCTCAGCTACATCCAAAGTTACGGGGAAATTCTTATTTGGTGCCTTCAGCATGTTATACGTTGACAATTCTTGAAAAAAGACGATTATGTTCATTTTTGGCATCAGTGAAGTATCCAGATGCATATGCTTCGAACTTGTCAAAACGTGTTAACGCTACGTCATGTCACATTACAGGATTGAAGACCCATGATTGTCATATTATCTTACAACAGTTACTGCCGATCTCAATCCATGGGTTGTTAGATAATAATGTTCATGAAGCGATACATGAAATAAGTAATTTTTTCAGACAGTTAAGTTCGAGAACATTGAAAAGAATGGACTTGGATCTTCTTGAAAATCAAATTGCATTTACATTATGCAAGTTGGAGAGAATTTTTCCTCCACAATTTTTTGATATCATGATGCATCTACCAGTGCATCTTGTTAGAGAAACAATTTTGGGAGGACCCGTACAATACCGATGGATGTATCCCATTGAGAG gtACTTGTATCGATTGAAACAATATGTTACTAACAAGGCACATCCAGAAGGGTCAATGGCAGAGGGCTATATTGCTGAAGAATGTATGACACAATTCAATAAAGCAGAACGTAACTACGAAAAGAGCAAAGATTTAGCACAACACAACTTGCTTGTTTTCTCCGAGAAC ATCGCATCGGCCTCGACTGAAGAAAGTCATCGATTTCATGAGAATCTCATGTACTTATCATATGGCCCTGATGAAAGAGTAACTCACTATGATGGATGTATAGTGAATGGATTGCGATTTCATACAAAACGTCATGATTTGAACAAGCGAACCCAAAATTATGGTGTGGTTGTGAAAGTTGGTGACGACGATTCTGGATTACAAGAATACTATGGTGTGCTGGTAGATATAGTTCAAGTGGACTATTTGGGGAATCATTCTGTGACATTATTTTACTGTGATTGGTTTGAAGGTAAAGCAGTACAGAAGGACAAATATAATTACACAAGTGTGAACATGTCAAAGCCATGGAAGACTAATGAACCATATGTGTTGGCAACTCAGGCAGAACAGGTGTATTATGTTAATGACATCAAATTGGGCAATGATTGGAAAGTCGTTATCCCAGCACAAGCTCGAAGTTTATGGAATGTGGTTGAGAATAAGGATAATGAATGTATCACGTCTAATGAGTCTTATCAGCAGAATGAATCACAGTCTACAGTTGACTTAATTCAGCATCATGATGATTCCATCCAATGGT ATGATGCTAGCAACACTCAAGAAGATAATGTCCATGAAAGTGAAGATGATTTTGATactgattaa